In the genome of Molothrus aeneus isolate 106 chromosome 5, BPBGC_Maene_1.0, whole genome shotgun sequence, one region contains:
- the SLC17A8 gene encoding vesicular glutamate transporter 3 isoform X2 has protein sequence MPFKGLGSLKERFFNPGKEEVKNTISDSLGNLRRKLDGTNVEEEPLELTVEGRPVVASGRRAALCECHCCGLPKRYIIAIMSGLGFCISFGIRCNLGVAIVEMVNNNTVYVDGKPELRTAQFNWDPETVGLIHGSFFWGYIVTQIPGGFISNKLAANRVFGAAIFLTSTLNMIIPSAARVHYGCVMFVRILQGLVEGVTYPACHGMWSKWAPPLERSRLATTSFCGSYAGAVVAMPLAGVLVQYIGWSSVFYIYGMFGIVWYVFWLLHAYESPAVHPTITSEEKIYIETSIGEGASLANASVGLLSAVPHMVMTIIVPIGGQLADFLRSRKILTTTTVRKVMNCGGFGMEATLLLVVGYSHTKGVAISFLVLAVGFSGFAISGFNVNHLDIAPRYASILMGISNGVGTLSGMVCPLIVGAMTKHKTREEWQNVFLIAALVHYSGVIFYAIFASGEKQEWADPENLSEEKCGIIDQDELAEETEMNNETFVSPKKTYGATSQNSEVQRREWRKQKQVTQDMEEQTSYHYENGNFQDLS, from the exons GAAGCTCGATGGCACCAATGTGGAGGAGGAGCCCCTGGAGCTGACGGTGGAGGGGCGGCCCGTGGTAGCGAGCGGGCGCCGGGCCGCGCTGTGCGAGTGCCACTGCTGCGGCCTGCCCAAGCGCTACATCATCGCCATCATGAGCGGCCTGGGCTTCTGCATCTCCTTCGGCATCAGGTGCAACCTGGGCGTGGCCATCGTGGAGATGGTCAACAACAACACTGTCTATGTCGATGgaaagccagagctgagg ACAGCCCAATTCAACTGGGATCCAGAGACTGTAGGACTCATTCATGGCTCTTTTTTCTGGGGTTACATTGTGACACAAATTCCAGGAGGGTTCATCTCAAACAAATTAGCTGCTAACAG GGTATTTGGTGCAGCTATCTTTCTAACATCTACACTGAACATGATCATCCCTTCTGCAGCAAGAGTGCATTATGGCTGTGTGATGTTTGTAAGGATTCTTCAAGGTTTGGTAGAG GGCGTCACGTACCCAGCCTGCCATGGGATGTGGAGTAAGTGGGCCCCGCcgctggagaggagcaggctggctACCACTTCATTCTGTG GGTCTTATGCAGGCGCGGTGGTGGCCATGCCCCTGGCAGGTGTGCTGGTACAGTACATAGGATGGTCATCAGTCTTTTATATTTATG GAATGTTTGGGATTGTTTGGTACGTGTTTTGGCTGCTTCACGCCTATGAGAGCCCTGCTGTACATCCAACAATAACCAGTGAAGAAAAGATATATATAGAAACAAGTATAGGAGAAGGAGCCAGCCTAGCTAATGCAAgt GTTGGCCTTTTGTCTGCAGTTCCTCACATGGTCATGACAATCATTGTGCCCATTGGAGGGCAACTAGCTGACTTCTTACGGAGCAGGAAGATCTTAACCACTACCACTGTAAGGAAGGTCATGAACTGTGGAG GCTTTGGGATGGAAGCAACCTTGCTTTTGGTGGTTGGTTATTCTCACACAAAAGGTGTGGCTATTTCCTTTCTGGTGTTAGCAGTAGGCTTCAGCGGCTTTGCAATTTCAG GCTTCAATGTGAATCACTTGGACATAGCCCCTCGTTATGCCAGCATTCTGATGGGGATCTCCAACGGCGTGGGGACGCTGTCAGGAATGGTGTGCCCACTCATCGTTGGTGCAATGACAAAGCATAAG ACCCGTGAGGAATGGCAGAACGTCTTTCTGATTGCAGCCCTGGTGCATTACAGTGGTGTGATATTCTACGCTATCTTTGCCTCTGGGGAGAAGCAGGAATGGGCTGACCCCGAAAACCtcagtgaagagaaatgtggcataATTGATCAGGATGAACTGGCAGAAGAGACAGAGATGAACAATGAAACTTTCGTAAGTCCAAAGAAAACGTATGGTGCTACCAGTCAAAATAGTGAAGTacagagaagggaatggagGAAGCAAAAGCAAGTAACTCAAGACATGGAGGAACAGACTTCTTACCATtatgaaaatggaaattttcaaGATTTGTCTTAA
- the SLC17A8 gene encoding vesicular glutamate transporter 3 isoform X1, with translation MPFKGLGSLKERFFNPGKEEVKNTISDSLGNLRRKLDGTNVEEEPLELTVEGRPVVASGRRAALCECHCCGLPKRYIIAIMSGLGFCISFGIRCNLGVAIVEMVNNNTVYVDGKPELRTAQFNWDPETVGLIHGSFFWGYIVTQIPGGFISNKLAANRVFGAAIFLTSTLNMIIPSAARVHYGCVMFVRILQGLVEGVTYPACHGMWSKWAPPLERSRLATTSFCGSYAGAVVAMPLAGVLVQYIGWSSVFYIYGMFGIVWYVFWLLHAYESPAVHPTITSEEKIYIETSIGEGASLANASKFSTPWKRFFTSMPVYAIIVANFCRSWTFYLLLISQPAYFEEVFGFAISKVGLLSAVPHMVMTIIVPIGGQLADFLRSRKILTTTTVRKVMNCGGFGMEATLLLVVGYSHTKGVAISFLVLAVGFSGFAISGFNVNHLDIAPRYASILMGISNGVGTLSGMVCPLIVGAMTKHKTREEWQNVFLIAALVHYSGVIFYAIFASGEKQEWADPENLSEEKCGIIDQDELAEETEMNNETFVSPKKTYGATSQNSEVQRREWRKQKQVTQDMEEQTSYHYENGNFQDLS, from the exons GAAGCTCGATGGCACCAATGTGGAGGAGGAGCCCCTGGAGCTGACGGTGGAGGGGCGGCCCGTGGTAGCGAGCGGGCGCCGGGCCGCGCTGTGCGAGTGCCACTGCTGCGGCCTGCCCAAGCGCTACATCATCGCCATCATGAGCGGCCTGGGCTTCTGCATCTCCTTCGGCATCAGGTGCAACCTGGGCGTGGCCATCGTGGAGATGGTCAACAACAACACTGTCTATGTCGATGgaaagccagagctgagg ACAGCCCAATTCAACTGGGATCCAGAGACTGTAGGACTCATTCATGGCTCTTTTTTCTGGGGTTACATTGTGACACAAATTCCAGGAGGGTTCATCTCAAACAAATTAGCTGCTAACAG GGTATTTGGTGCAGCTATCTTTCTAACATCTACACTGAACATGATCATCCCTTCTGCAGCAAGAGTGCATTATGGCTGTGTGATGTTTGTAAGGATTCTTCAAGGTTTGGTAGAG GGCGTCACGTACCCAGCCTGCCATGGGATGTGGAGTAAGTGGGCCCCGCcgctggagaggagcaggctggctACCACTTCATTCTGTG GGTCTTATGCAGGCGCGGTGGTGGCCATGCCCCTGGCAGGTGTGCTGGTACAGTACATAGGATGGTCATCAGTCTTTTATATTTATG GAATGTTTGGGATTGTTTGGTACGTGTTTTGGCTGCTTCACGCCTATGAGAGCCCTGCTGTACATCCAACAATAACCAGTGAAGAAAAGATATATATAGAAACAAGTATAGGAGAAGGAGCCAGCCTAGCTAATGCAAgt aaaTTTAGTACTCCATGGAAGAGATTTTTCACTTCAATGCCAGTTTATGCAATCATTGTGGCAAACTTCTGCAGAAGCTGGACCTTCTATTTGCTCCTTATAAGTCAGCCTGCTTACTTTGAAGAAGTCTTTGGATTTGCAATAAGCAAG GTTGGCCTTTTGTCTGCAGTTCCTCACATGGTCATGACAATCATTGTGCCCATTGGAGGGCAACTAGCTGACTTCTTACGGAGCAGGAAGATCTTAACCACTACCACTGTAAGGAAGGTCATGAACTGTGGAG GCTTTGGGATGGAAGCAACCTTGCTTTTGGTGGTTGGTTATTCTCACACAAAAGGTGTGGCTATTTCCTTTCTGGTGTTAGCAGTAGGCTTCAGCGGCTTTGCAATTTCAG GCTTCAATGTGAATCACTTGGACATAGCCCCTCGTTATGCCAGCATTCTGATGGGGATCTCCAACGGCGTGGGGACGCTGTCAGGAATGGTGTGCCCACTCATCGTTGGTGCAATGACAAAGCATAAG ACCCGTGAGGAATGGCAGAACGTCTTTCTGATTGCAGCCCTGGTGCATTACAGTGGTGTGATATTCTACGCTATCTTTGCCTCTGGGGAGAAGCAGGAATGGGCTGACCCCGAAAACCtcagtgaagagaaatgtggcataATTGATCAGGATGAACTGGCAGAAGAGACAGAGATGAACAATGAAACTTTCGTAAGTCCAAAGAAAACGTATGGTGCTACCAGTCAAAATAGTGAAGTacagagaagggaatggagGAAGCAAAAGCAAGTAACTCAAGACATGGAGGAACAGACTTCTTACCATtatgaaaatggaaattttcaaGATTTGTCTTAA